Genomic window (Cucumis sativus cultivar 9930 chromosome 2, Cucumber_9930_V3, whole genome shotgun sequence):
ttcacCAATAATGCTTCtatttctaatgatatttTCCAATATTCAACCAGGAAAAGCAGAAATTTCCTACTTCAAACCACTTTCTTGGACTGATCGTGTGAAAATCATGAAAGGAATAGCAAAGGGATTGACATATCTTCACGAATTCAGCCCAAGAAAATACGTCCACGGCGATTTGAAACCAACCAACATTCTCCTAGGCAACAACATGGAACCCTACATCGCAGATTTCGGACTCGGACGACTAGCAAATGCCGCCGGAGATTTCACCTGCCCACCATCGGAACAAACCACCACGGCAACGCCGCGGCGGTCTCCATTCCGATCAAATTCCATGTGCTCCTCTCTGTCGATAGGGTCGTATTATCAAGCCCCAGAAGCGTTGAAGGCGGGAAAACCATCGCAGAAGTGGGATGTTTACTCGTTGGGGGTGATATTACTAGAAATTATAACGGGAAAGTTTCCGGTGATTCAATGGGGTTCATCGGAGATGGAACTGGTAGAATGGGTGGAGCTTGGAATGGATGAAGGGAAAAGGGTATTGTGTGTGATGGATCCATCGATGTGTGGGGAAGTGGAGAAGGAAGAAGCTGCGGCGGCCATTGAAATAGCTGTTGCTTGCACTCGGAAGAACCCTGAGAAGAGACCTTGTATGAGAATTGTCTCTGAATGTTTGGAAAAATTGGGAACTTCATCGTAATTGAACCGTAATTGCAAAATGTGAAGATGAAGAACGTCTCATGCATCACCGCCGAAGAACATGAATGAATCTCTGTGTCTCCTACGATATTGGGAATCTAacctttattttttagattagatttcaaaagttcaaataataaaCACATATAAATTGTAAtctaataataaacatatttatatttatgaaaattgtatAAGATTACGAAAAAAAAACGGCTCacgacacaaatatatatatatatatatatatatatatatattaggagAGTGCAACTATGAGACTTTAACTTTAGTAGAATGACTcattagttaacgaatgtcGATTAGCTTAGCctaaagagtttagctagttaatttCGGttcgttggagcccatgatctatatgTCCACTGGATTTCTCTACTTGCTcgtaagaaattaatttagaatgtttttgttggaataatttgaattgttcgaattaagtaaagaaagagaaatcaacatatatatagacatCAGTTACAAGTTTAAGATATATCTTTAcgtttaaatgtgatttaaatatgaatacatATTCATATTCGACAGCTTGGAATTGATGAAAACggtcaaaattgtaaaaagtcaaactttgataggttttatattcaaatgaaatttgaatttcgaAAAAATGAATGCGAATTTATGATCGGGAGGTAGAAATTAGACATGATgaacaaaatagtaaaaacgacttgaaaagttaaaacttgaatatgatttaaataatgtcaaattaccatatttcccttaaactaatttaattatcactatcaattatttagatttggcaaGCTCATCACATGCAATTTTGAAAGTGGTTTCATGCATGTAACACACCTAACTCACTAATAGTTAATGGAATGCCAAAATTTGAGACTGTAACAAGCTCGTTACATACATATAAGACACCTAACCTATTGATAGTTAGTGGAATGTCAAGTGTTGAGAATGGGGAGCTCATTACACGCAATCTTGCATGTAGTTtgcttataaaaaaaatttattacaaatgGGTAAAAGAatcatttgatcatttttgtaatttaaaattgtaaaataaaccaaatcaCTCTTTAGTCTCTTCGTAATCTCAAACAAAAGTTCTTCCTCCAAattccatctctctctctattccTCCATTGTTCGAGTTGGCCCACAACCTGGTTCTAAGTCTGGAGAATAGCGGGTCAACACTTGTGGTAGTCTCAGCTTCAAGTTCGTGAGGAGATTACGAGAATagaaaagcttcaaaggtgagtttttctatttatcaaGGGTAgttatgcatgttaattactaaaatatttagttgcatttagagtaaaattttgtctttattCCTCTACACATGTCCTCGTTTTCCATCACTCCAATACCCACTTCAACATCTAGAAAAGTCGCATTAGAATTCATCTTATATGTGCCTAGACGAGTGACAAAACCAAACTACGTCTCCTCAATGGaacaagatttaaaataagtaatttagataaaattatatcttttcttgTAACACAaggcactacaagaaaaaaatgacctACCACGACATTTAAAAAgctattaaatttaaaattcttgacagttttttGCAGTCATTGTATCGCctataaaaatatgattatctatgacaaaaaaacaatcataataAGTATTGTCaggttgaaaaataaatatcacatATCTAGTAgtattgataaataataaatgtcaTTATTCTATATCTTATAATAGTTAGTCATATGTAATTTCAAACTtgccatatatatatatatatagtccaACAGTTCAATCAAACTCATCTATCAAGAAATCAAcgttaattgaaaaaatgactCAACATATAGATCAACTATCAACTCATTTGCAACAGTTCAAGAACAGATtggtttcatatatatatatatatatatataattaattaataataagcATAGGTTGGTTCAGATTGATTTTGGTTATTTCGATGAatccataaaatttgaatctctATTTAGCTTATCACAAgtttcattaaatttaattctaatttttatagtatgaactaaattattacaaacaaaaattgaatttgaattgggaaagtttgatttttacCCTTTGCTTATTTTTGTGAGATTAATTTAGGAGAAGCAATACTCTATAGCCAACATGGATAAAAGGAAGTCGTTCtggaaaattaaattgtttaaaaagtaaaacattttttattatgcttCTTTTTAGATGAATGTTCATGTTCATGtcaattatttcattcatGTTTTTGCATCCGAATGAggtagaaaattttgaagctCCATcttctaaaaagaatattagtatatatgaACTATTATTTAGTTAAACTTTGCTTCCATatactatttttgtttgcagattaattttcaaaattgtgttTCATTTATCTTCAAATGTTTAactaaacattaattttatgtctAATTTGAATCTAATCATTCCTTAacatattagaaaaatttatgaaacaaagtttaaaatctaatcacataaaatttaattttatgtcaaaAGTATTagtttatgtaaaaaaaaaaaaatccaaaagaaaattaattgtccaacttaattttatcattaaaatgttgattgcCTGTAAATATTGAGGTTGAtcattttatacatttttttttatatatataactttgcaattttagtttatgaatgtaaattttaagttttatttttaaaatttgaagtcacATAGATATGTATGAAATTAATGAGTTTGAGtatattactttattttttctgtaCAAAATAGTTTAGCGGATCATGTAATTTCTCTATGTTGAAATTGAATCCCAAGAGTCTACAAggtttttattcttctttttttcttttgagtatCAACATCTAAAATTCAAGAACATGAAGGTGGTGGCAACTTTTCCACCGCAGACTCCACCCTCTTTAGAGTCACACAATCTGAAGGCCTCTAGGGTATTATCCATACATACAACTATACTAAACTTAGTGTATCAATGAGTTCAATTCAAGCATAAGTAAAGTAGATAAACGTATCACAGAAGGGCTTACAATGCATCACAATTTAACCCAACCTAACAATAATGGCTTAAAGCAACTTCCAAATTATATTTAGGAAGTCAATTGGCCAAACACCCCCCAATGACCATGTCAAACATGGGGTGAGAATGTACTATATTGTGTGCCATTTATTGCTTGATATGAACATCCATGACTGAATTATAACTCCAACAAATTTCACGTGACAACTCTCTGATAGGTGCAAATTAACttatactatttatttattctcaaCCCATTATAAATTATACTAGGAAACCATAAAGCAGGCACATAGATAGAGAAGAAGATAAGTCACGCTTCAATTGCACCAAAACACCATAAGAAGAAAAGGCtgagaaaaaataacaaaagttgGGCTATGGAAGACAAAAAGCTGGAGATCTTTGAAGTTGGTCCATGCGAATCTGCCTACCAGATGGGGTTCTTGATTGGAAAGAGATTCTCAGATACAATAAAGAGCAGATTGCACACTGACCTTGTTCTTCGCAACGAGCTCCTTCCTTTTGCTCAATCCCCACAATCGCATCCTCTTATTGAAGCTCTATGCAATAATAACAAGACAAGGTTTCCAATATATTGGGATGAACTTGTTGGAACTGCAGAAGGAAGTGGTGTTCCTATTCTTGAGGTAATCGTACAAATGTAGAGAGAATTTTTAGCATTGACTTGATAGATGAGTTGCTATTGCTAGCTTTAGAAAATGGAGTAAAAAAGAGGTACAAGTGTGGAAATAATACCTGGTTTCTGTTCTGTCTATGATGTCTTTGTTGAAAATCAATATGCAGATTGTCCTAATCAACTTCAGGAAGGAGATTCTTCCGTTTCTTCAGAAGGAAGTACCTTCATCAGTTGATTGCTCAGATGATTGTTCTGATCTTCTTCTTGTTAGTGATAACATGGCCATTGCAGCACATAATGAAGATGCCAACAATGCTCTGGTTGGCCACACGTAAGTTCACAAACCTGAACTTCATTGCACTTTATAAAAGAGCTCAGAACGGACTAATAACcaagttcatttttttcttcacttttgtAGCTATTTAGTTAAAGGAAAACTGCAAAATGGGCTTTCCTTTCTTGCTTATACGTATGCAGGAGAGCTTCCGAGCTGCGCGTTTGGTTTTAATGATCATGGACTGGTAAAGTTTTCATATCATTATCATTCACTCATTCATTGTGAAGTAATTAAGCACAGATATATCTTACATAGGCAACAATTGGCCTGGCCAGTTTACAACAAGCATTCCAGGTCTCCATCgtagattttgaaatattgaagaaTGACACATAACATCTTTTCCAATGTTGTCCAACTATTTTGATATTGAACGCTAaaacataacatttttttaactcttttagGCATTTACCTTGAATTCAGTGCCTCCAACCAATGATGAGATTGCCGCTGGGGCAATTGGACGAAACTTTATATCCCGGGACCTCCTTGAATCTACAAGCCTTGAAAATGCAATATTTGTAAGACTCCGCAATAATGTCTTCTAGCATAAATGTTCTAGTTTACCAgagcaattttgaaaatatgacaCGTGGGGTTGGATCCTCTTTACAGAGAATTCGCTCAGCCGAAGTATCTGTTGGGCACAGTTATAATCTGATTGATGTTCAGACAAGAAGAATTGTGAATGTAGAAACAGCATCAAGGTATAGATTTTCAGTCAGCGAAGTTGGGGCTACACCATTTTTCCATGCAAATATGTATACACATCTTCAGATTAACCAGGTAACAATGTCGGGAAAAACCATTTATATAGCAATGACAGCAACAGCATCCAATTAAATATGTTTGGCCATCTCAACGAAAATAAGTTGCTTGCATACTTTAGCCATATAGTTTCTACTCAGAACTTTCTCCATGACATTGAAATTTGAACTACACATAACATGCTAGAAATTAAGTATGCCAAGTGATCATTTACGTTAAGGTATTGAAGtcaaatttaattcttttgaaaaacagGTACAAGATCCAAATTCCATAAGCAGGCAGAAACGAGCTAATGACCTGCCAAAAGAATCAAAAAATGATTTCCTGTCGGTTCTAGGAGATATGGATAACAAGAAATATCCTATCTATATGACAGGTAAATATTAAGATGATTTAAATATGTCTGTCCTTTCAATcctacatttgaaaattttcttaatgtttTCAGGCCCTATGCTTTACACACTGTGTACTGCCCTAATTGACCTGGACGAACAAACTCTATCAATTATTCAAGGAAATCCGAAGAAAAATGTGATATCCCACGTCTTCTCCATGCCTTCGGTGGAGTTAAGGAAACCGTAAGCACACTGCTGCCACCATATGTTGCAAGTACTCAAGAAAGTTAACTCTGAGCTCTTATGCTGGTTCATAAAGGCCCAACATATGGCCATCAATACATCGCATGGACGCAACCTGAAGTGAGCATTTGACACTTTAAAATCACTTGATCATTTATGATCCAAGAGAAAGGGGGTGGGGGAGTTTGTACCTTTCCGTGTATTTCATACTTAATGGAGCCGTCTAGTTCAGCTCCCATTGCCATTAATTTGGTCACTGTGCTGTTAATATCTGTCACTGTGAATGATAGCAGCGAAGAATAACCCTTTTGCTGGACAATATGGTCACTGTGACCCCAGGTTAGCAACGCATTTAAATATGTGAAAttaaaaacctcaaatttctACATTGAACTAGAAGAACAAATTTGTTTCAATACCAAACAGCTCAAGTTGCTtttataattcatattaaGGACAAAACAAGTCCATGCCACaacttaaacattcaaatccTTTGCATTCATGGCTTCCCCAAAGGGGaaacaatttaacaaaaagtGCTTCATGAGAAATCTTTTTGACAAACACCAGAATTTTCATGAAATGTCCAGCAATCCACGTACATACCAAGTAAACAATGtagattgtttttgttttaaattaattcagATATCCTCGAGGACAATAGAACCAGAATAAAGCCTTTCATGTATCTTCATGGCTCATTTATCCCTAACAGTAAACACCATATATCTTTTGAACCAACATAAAGCTTTTCTTATTGCAAAAGAGAAACACCTTTTGTATACCCTGTGAATTGAGCCCTTTTGTATACCCATTGGCCAGATAAACCTCTATTTGGCcgatttcattttaaatttatcacaGGCAAAACATCAAACACAAACAAGGCACCTAACTATGTCACACTCATTTTCGCTCAAACAAATCTACTGCATAGATTAATCAATTCGAAGAGAACTAAAAATTGCGAAATTACTTGGATTGCATGAGAGCCAGCTTGAGAGGCCCAGATTGAAGCTCCGCCCAACGGAGAGTGCAGACATTAACAGTGAAGTCCAAGCCTTCAGAGTAGAATCTTGCCGCTTTAGGGACGTCCTTGTGTAATTGAAGTATCCACCTAAATGAAGCTGCTGCCATCTCTCTCTTCCAAGTTTTCACTGCATCACACCTTGAAAGATTTACGCTTCTATTTGGAGTGGGAATAAAGAAAACCAACAACTGTATGGATGTAAACGAGTCGGATCACGTCGGTTCTTCTTCAAAACCGATTGGATAAATATAAGCCTCTGGCCCTCTGTCGCCCTATAATTCTTACAGACATTTATTCAAACAGTGGCTCTGCTTCCGAACAATTCtagaaaagttttttttttttccaaagaacacatttcatttcaaaatcaaatcaaaacgaGAACTCATAGAAAAAGCCCGACAGTTTTTATAGATAGATAACCAGCctctacaaacaaaaacaacacatttaattcaaaatcaagtgTAACAGACAGGCCAATCATTCACAAACTTTAAGCAATTCCAATTTCCTTTGCATTTAGCAACTGGAAAATCTGATTACACGAAACCCATTAATCTGAAAGGCGTTGCCGCCGAAAAGGTTACAACAACAAAGAGATTCAACAACATCCCTCCAAGAAATTATAACGACAAAGTAAAAAGCAGTGGTAACCCCCCAAAATGAGAGCTGATTACAAGATGGCACAAAGCAAAGGGAGAACACGAATATTGTATACCATGAGAAGAAGCCTCAGAGCTTATGAGAGAGTGCAAGGCTTAAAAAATATCCGGTAGCTCTTCAAAAGACGACAATCGAGTGAAAAGAAAACGAGGGATTGAATATGTATAAAGATTCAAAAAGACCCTCAAAGacaagaatgaaaatttaggacaattttgaatgaaaaaaatgaaaagagttaTTGAATGAGCCTATGAAATGTCTATTCTGCCCTATAGTGAAAAAGACCCTAAATTCTCCATAGCTATCTgcgtaaaaacaaaaacccatcTCCCCAATTCTGATTCTTGCCAATAACGACTACCCAAGTGACGTCGATCTCACAGTAGTGTGCCCGGCAACGATGATTACCTAACCGACGGGTGATGGTGATTACGTACCCAACCAGAGTTGGTCGACGACAAACACATAGAAGAAGATAGATATAGGAAATTAAAAGATTGTGAGTTACAGGTTGTTCTATGGTTATCACTGCCATTGGAGAGTTAGTAGGAAAGTAAGATCTAagaaattcttcttcttcatttttctataataaaaaaaagtagtaccATGAGTTCCCAACATAAGAGATAGAAtacttttctttcctttacattttattgatttgaattcCTTTGAAATTAGTTGGATCTTAAGTAAAATCTAACGTTTAAAATCCAAGTTATActtgttttgtaaataaaattgacAGTAGAAAAGAAGTTTTGTTTTGGATACAAAATCTCTAAAAGATGTGTAGAATTACTATAAATtgcataaaacaaatatatacaatgAGATACTTGAGAGATAA
Coding sequences:
- the LOC101214789 gene encoding uncharacterized protein LOC101214789; translation: MEDKKLEIFEVGPCESAYQMGFLIGKRFSDTIKSRLHTDLVLRNELLPFAQSPQSHPLIEALCNNNKTRFPIYWDELVGTAEGSGVPILEIVLINFRKEILPFLQKEVPSSVDCSDDCSDLLLVSDNMAIAAHNEDANNALVGHTYLVKGKLQNGLSFLAYTYAGELPSCAFGFNDHGLAFTLNSVPPTNDEIAAGAIGRNFISRDLLESTSLENAIFRIRSAEVSVGHSYNLIDVQTRRIVNVETASRYRFSVSEVGATPFFHANMYTHLQINQVQDPNSISRQKRANDLPKESKNDFLSVLGDMDNKKYPIYMTGPMLYTLCTALIDLDEQTLSIIQGNPKKNVISHVFSMPSVELRKP
- the LOC101214305 gene encoding uncharacterized protein LOC101214305 isoform X2 — encoded protein: MAAASFRWILQLHKDVPKAARFYSEGLDFTVNVCTLRWAELQSGPLKLALMQSNDHIVQQKGYSSLLSFTVTDINSTVTKLMAMGAELDGSIKYEIHGKVASMRCIDGHMLGLYEPA
- the LOC101214305 gene encoding uncharacterized protein LOC101214305 isoform X1, producing the protein MAVITIEQPVTHNLLISYIYLLLCVCRRPTLVGYVITITRRLVKTWKREMAAASFRWILQLHKDVPKAARFYSEGLDFTVNVCTLRWAELQSGPLKLALMQSNDHIVQQKGYSSLLSFTVTDINSTVTKLMAMGAELDGSIKYEIHGKVASMRCIDGHMLGLYEPA